The following is a genomic window from Spirosoma foliorum.
CCGCAAATCCGTCTAGATAAATCTTCCGTTGCCACTCTAAAGCCCGCATCTATTTGTCAATTAATCGAACGTTAAATATCACTATTTCAATGATTAATTGCGCTACAAAGTAGACGATCCAGCTAGTGGTCCGATAAGAATCATCCAATTTTCATTTTTATCATCCGATTTCAAGCGCTTTTAACCAGAAAACGCACGGTTCTATAACACACTACTTTTAGTCAAAAATCCACGATTTGTATTATAACAATAAATTCTATTCCTGCAAATCAAGATAGTCCTATAATTTAAAATTATTAGAAAAATACAATTCATACGTTATTTATAGGGACTTGTTGTACTTTTTCAATAATCGGCCCACTAAACTTATATCAAATTGTATTTTTAAATGAATATTCACCCAAAAAAGGCTTTAAACGAATTATACTATTGCATTAAATCGTGTTTACCCCACACCTTTGTATCGGTTAAAACAAAATTTCAAACCAATGAAAAAGATCCGTTTATCAATCGCTGTACTTTTGTCAGTATGGAGTCTAGCCGGCACAGGAGTTGCCAATGCAGACAATGGTTCAGGAATGGGTGGTGTGAAAGTTGAGAAGTCCGAACAAAAGAAATTACGTGTTTATACAAAGCCGGGAGCAGCGGTTGACTTGGCACTTATTGATGCTGATGGCAACGTTCTCTATCGGGGAATCATTTCTAAAAACAACCAAAAGGCAACCTCGTTCAATCTGAACAGTTTACCCGATGGTCAGTATTTTCTGACGGCTGGCAACAACGCCTGGTGGATGTCGCAAGGGGTGACTATCAAAGCAAACGCTGTTAGCATCGATGAGCGTAATTTACAGCAAGTGGCTGAACCAACGCTAACTGCCTACGAAAAAAACAAATTCGAAGTGGTGTTGCCTTCTAAAAACGTAGACGAATCTATGGTGGCTATCTACGATCCACAGAACGTTCTGGTTCAAGTTGATTCGTTCAAAGGTTCTACTCGCCGTTTCGATTTGTCGAGCTTACCTGCTGGTGCCTATACATTCGTAGTTGGCCCAAATCAGAAGCAGTTTACAACTCGTGTCGATATTCAGCACTAAGCTGAAATAGACAGCGAATCCTGTCAAACTAGTTCATTACCCATTCTCAACACGTATGGTCAGTCTTTTCGGACAAGCCTGGCCAAACCACTGATTCCGCCCCGTACTTTTCACAAAGTACGGGGCTTTTTTTAGTACGATATTAGGGCAGACAGTACCAATAACGATGTTGTGAGCGAATTTAAAGAGCTTTTATTAAATATAACTTTATCAAGAAAAAGCAAGCACATTCCTGTTCGTTGACTCGTATTAGTTTGTCCCGATTATCAACTAATTCTCGGAAAAATTACATCACAATAAAAAGTCAAAATAATTATATTATGTAAAAGTCGAACTTAAGCCGACTTCATTGATAAGGCCGTTCCGATGAGTGTACAACTGATTGACGAAACAAAGCAAAGAGAAGCAAGTAATAGATTGCCGCTATAAAGCGCATAGCCAGAAAGGCCGAGAAGCGAAATGGCAAAAAGCAGAAAAATAAGAGATAGGAATCTTAACAGCTTGTTTTTCATGCTACAAATTAACATTTGATGGAATGTGTAGCATTAAAATTACCTATACGCTACTAAATATTAGAAGTCAACTACACTCTACTTACAACCACTACGTTAAAATTGCCCTGATTACCAAGCAAACCAGTGCTGCAGCAATCAAAAGAATGACTGTCCAGGGACCAGGAATCGGAAGCATTGTTTTACGTTTCATGATGTATTAGAAACTTATAATGCTCAGACAATTCGAATCCTAAAAAGTCACGTAAAGGAACTCGTTGCTCATAGACTTTACTCCTTTACACTGACTAACAACGCTTTAATAGTCAACAGGTTATACAACTACAGCTTATTGATGAATCAATTTTTGAACAGCTAATTCTTTCATTTTACATTCAAAGATGATATCTACCTCTTTACCATATGTATTTACGGTTGAATAGAGCCAGTCGGCATGGGCTTCTCGTCGGGCCTGAGGGTCCTCATGTAGCTGTCTGGAATCAGAGTAGTGAAATACAGGTCGTACATCCCAGGTATTATAAGCGGTCATAAAAGCCTCCTTTTCTGTTTGGTAGCCTGGGTTAAGGTGATGATGGAAGTAATCAAAGACAATTGGGATACCCGTACGTTCGTAAAGCGAAACCAAATCTGTAACGGTATATAAACTCAGTCGGTCGTCGTTTTCAACCGTCAAACGAGCTCGAAGGTTGTCAGAAAGTAAGTTGAAATTTTGGGCAAAACGGGTCAATGTAGCCGCTTTATCACCATATGTGCCTCCTACATGAATATTTATTTTATTCCAATGCGATGGCTTCAGCCCCATTAGATCAAACAATTCTGAGTGTGTTTCAAGGTCTTTAATGGTATTGTCAAGTGTCTTTCCTTGTCCAGCAAGTTGATTAAATGGACCGGGATGAATCGTCAGCCGGATTGGGCGGCTACCAATTTTCTTAAGCGTAGCCCAAATGTCTGGAAAATCAGGAAGATCAACGAGCCGATACTCAGAAGCCCAAGGAAATATATCAGATGATATACGGAACAGGCCAAAGCCATTTTCAAGGTTCCAGTCTACAATCTTTAGTAAATCCTGTACATTTTTCAAGGCCAGTTCCGACGCATAAGCAATGCCTTTCTCGGAAAATGTCTTTTTGATCATTCCCCTATTTGTGGTAACCTTATTGGCCTGCAGGGTTAAATTAATACAGGCATAGCCAGTAGCATGTGTTGTCAAATCCATGACCACTTAACCCAAAGTTTAGGTTTTGGGTTAAGTTTATTTTGACCGTTCGTTCAAAACTTAGCCCGGTAATTAATCGATAGTGACTTATTTTACTATTAAAGTCCAACCATTTCCCTGATGGAGGATATATGCTGCATTATCTGTCTATGGAAGATTTTACCCCTGATCAACGTATTGGTATAATACGAGGCTACTGTACCATGGCCCAGGCTCTGAACGAGTATCAGGTAATACATTGGCCCGAGCTTTCGCACGAACAACATCTGGATCTGAATGCTTACCAGAATAGCTTACTAAATCGGGCACAGGATCTTGAAACGCAGGCATCTCGCCCTGCTTTTGTCAATGCATCGGTTATGGCGACCAATGTTCAACAGGCTACTGCCGATGCACAAGCCAGTCTAAGGCGTATTCGGAACCTTACTCTTGCGCTTAATGTGGGAGCCATCACGGTTGCGCTGGCGGCCTATGTTGCCCGAGCAAATTTGCGGGGGATACAAACGGCCCTACGTGAACTGGGCGATTTACTGATGCTTGAAAACAAAGTGGAGTAATTGGACCATCCTGAACGGTCCAATTACTCCACAAATCAACTTAGTAAATTCCTACAGAATCAACCCTGAAGGCGATTTTACACCAACCAGCTCCACCTCGAATGTTAACTCCTGCCCTGCCAGCGGATGGTTTGCGTCGAGTGTAACATTCGTTTCTGTCAAATCACGAACAATAACCGGGATGGGCCGGGGATTGCCATCTTCGTGCATATTGAGGGTCATGCCTACTTCGAGTGGAATATCATCCGGAATATCAGAACGATTCAGGGTAAAAATCATTTCTTCATTAGCGGCTCCATACGCATCCTCGACAGGAATGTTGATGGTTTTCTTTTCGCCTGGGTTCATGCCTGCTACACCTTCATCGAATCCTTTGATCACCTGACCGCTACCAACTGTAAATTCCAGCGGTGTGCGCCCTGCCGATGAATCAAATATAGTTCCATCAGTTAAAGTGCCTGTGTAATGCACCTGAACGGTGTCACCAGATTTTGCTTGTGCCATAATACAAATGGTTTGTTGTAAACACTGCGGCAAAAATACCGGAACTTCCGACAAGAGTTTACTTTCTCATCAATTTT
Proteins encoded in this region:
- a CDS encoding T9SS C-terminal target domain-containing protein — protein: MKKIRLSIAVLLSVWSLAGTGVANADNGSGMGGVKVEKSEQKKLRVYTKPGAAVDLALIDADGNVLYRGIISKNNQKATSFNLNSLPDGQYFLTAGNNAWWMSQGVTIKANAVSIDERNLQQVAEPTLTAYEKNKFEVVLPSKNVDESMVAIYDPQNVLVQVDSFKGSTRRFDLSSLPAGAYTFVVGPNQKQFTTRVDIQH
- the uvsE gene encoding UV DNA damage repair endonuclease UvsE, with the translated sequence MDLTTHATGYACINLTLQANKVTTNRGMIKKTFSEKGIAYASELALKNVQDLLKIVDWNLENGFGLFRISSDIFPWASEYRLVDLPDFPDIWATLKKIGSRPIRLTIHPGPFNQLAGQGKTLDNTIKDLETHSELFDLMGLKPSHWNKINIHVGGTYGDKAATLTRFAQNFNLLSDNLRARLTVENDDRLSLYTVTDLVSLYERTGIPIVFDYFHHHLNPGYQTEKEAFMTAYNTWDVRPVFHYSDSRQLHEDPQARREAHADWLYSTVNTYGKEVDIIFECKMKELAVQKLIHQ
- a CDS encoding FKBP-type peptidyl-prolyl cis-trans isomerase; the encoded protein is MAQAKSGDTVQVHYTGTLTDGTIFDSSAGRTPLEFTVGSGQVIKGFDEGVAGMNPGEKKTINIPVEDAYGAANEEMIFTLNRSDIPDDIPLEVGMTLNMHEDGNPRPIPVIVRDLTETNVTLDANHPLAGQELTFEVELVGVKSPSGLIL